The following are encoded together in the Anopheles nili chromosome 3, idAnoNiliSN_F5_01, whole genome shotgun sequence genome:
- the LOC128723496 gene encoding cyclin-dependent kinase 9, giving the protein MSGTDHSSAGGQMSTSSTMLSLADKQKYIENYDFPYCDESSKYEKVTKIGQGTFGEVFKAREKKSTKKFVALKKVLMENEKEGFPITALREIRILQLLKHENVVNLIEICRTKATVHNRYRSTFYLVFDFCEHDLAGLLSNINVKFNLGEIKKVMQQLLNGLYYIHSNKILHRDMKAANVLITKNGVLKLADFGLARAFSVSKNGLPNRYTNRVVTLWYRPPELLLGDRNYGPPVDMWGAGCIMAEMWTRSPIMQGATEQQQLILISQLCGSFTNDVWADVENLELFHKMELPMGHKRKVRERLRPYVKDPHGIDLLDYLLMLDPKKRIDADTALNHDFFWTDPMPCDLSKMLSQHTQSMFEYLTPPRRPGHIRHYQQQMVNMQAKPQDNSYQDRVY; this is encoded by the exons ATGAGCGGAACCGACCATTCCAGCGCTGGCGGACAGATGTCGACCTCCAGCACGATGCTGAGTTTGGCCGACAAGCAGAAGTACATCGAAAACTACGACTTTCCGTACTGCGATGAATCAAGCAAGTACGAGAAGGTGACCAAAATCGGACAAGGAACATTCGG TGAGGTATTCAAGGCAAGGGAGAagaaatcaaccaaaaagTTCGTTGCCCTCAAGAAGGTGCTGAtggaaaatgagaaagaagGC TTCCCGATTACGGCACTGCGCGAAATCCGCATTCTACAACTGCTGAAGCACGAAAATGTAGTCAATCTAATAGAGATCTGTCGCACGAAGGCAACTGTCCATAATCGCTATCGGTCTACGTTCTATCTGGTGTTTGATTTCTGCGAGCACGACTTGGCCGGGTTGCTGTCCAACATCAACGTCAAGTTTAACCTGGGTGAAATTAAGAAAGTAATGCAGCAACTACTGAACGGTCTGTACTACATTCACAGCAACAAG atCCTTCACCGTGACATGAAAGCCGCTAACGTGCTAATAACGAAGAACGGTGTACTGAAGCTGGCCGATTTCGGGCTCGCCCGTGCCTTTAGTGTGTCCAAGAATGGCCTGCCCAACCGGTACACGAACCGCGTCGTGACGCTCTGGTACCGACCACcggagctgctgctgggtgATCGCAACTATGGACCACCGGTGGACATGTGGGGTGCCGGGTGCATCATGGCCGAGATGTGGACACGTTCGCCGATCATGCAGGGCGCCaccgaacagcagcagctcatTCTCATCTCACAGCTGTGCGGTTCGTTCACCAACGACGTGTGGGCTGACGTGGAGAATCTCGAGCTGTTCCACAAAATGGAGCTGCCGATGGGTCACAAGCGGAAGGTGCGCGAGCGGCTGCGCCCGTACGTGAAAGACCCACACGGAATCGACCTGCTTGACTACCTGTTGATGCTGGATCCAAAGAAGCGCATCGATGCCGACACCGCACTCAACCACGACTTCTTCTGGACCGATCCGATGCCTTGCGATTTGAGTAAGATGCTGTCGCAGCACACGCAGAGCATGTTCGAGTATCTGACGCCACCGAGACGACCGGGCCACATCCGGCACTATCAGCAGCAGATGGTCAATATGCAGGCGAAGCCGCAGGACAACAGTTACCAGGATCGGGTGTACTAG
- the LOC128725507 gene encoding GPI transamidase component PIG-T — translation MCKYLLWNVLVAVALFNGATAEFSDIFDEELFIKPLPDRFIYSYFQFTTRWELGKNDSLLHTNLVSRPLAELFHHYGVQELHLSFTYGLWRYESWGYPVTDAGPGAEVWAWFEPTTDHASIDHRWKMLCGTLSGMFCASLSFIDPSNTNEPVYSLRPQTHRFPGQPDPILRYAALPREIVCTENLTPWAKLLPCRSREGLVSLLVPDSIYASNYHSLGVHMRKLCADDACSEFQLEVKQTVSVVQDLRMFGGPNWSIRKLFGQGMEGSCALATTSNVYVDVTDNVGVDVSQKPDETVVFVRGGARTELHRFDVKQFEAATAKGRRAMFNVAVMDKRDPNVIVVAGPPPIYAKRFILGVGQERGKIVTQITNTHWGPLEMVVFENIPWFVPIYLHTLTIRHGSQRIQPAFMHYTPGVQRERPYGLEVGLRVPARSTIELSIDFDYIFLKWQEYPPDANHGHYIPSSIISLLLSSARNYTSVPREVALFRESFNATRLTGYFLQLRTEALLLTLPTPDFSMPYNVICLACTVVALAFGPIHNISTKRIVAKGKETDKVSLGAKLKQFFKEKLGRKQPQTKEEEAACEEDLNAPDTE, via the exons atGTGTAAATACCTCTTATGGAACGTGTTAGTAGCGGTGGCTCTGTTCAATGGCGCCACAGCCGAGTTTTCCGACATATTCGATGAAGAGCTGTTCATAAAACCCTTGCCGGATAGGTTTATTTACAGCTACTTCCAGTTCACGACCCGGTGGGAGCTGGGCAAAAATGACAGTC TGCTCCACACGAACCTGGTGTCTCGGCCGTTAGCAGAGCTGTTCCATCACTATGGCGTGCAGGAACTGCATCTCAGTTTCACGTACGGATTGTGGCGGTACGAATCGTGGGGCTACCCTGTGACGGATGCCGGCCCTGGGGCGGAAGTTTGGGCCTGGTTCGAACCCACCACCGATCACGCCTCAATCGACCATCGCTGGAAGATGCTATGCGGCACGCTGTCCGGAATGTTTTGCGCGTCGCTCAGCTTCATCGATCCCAGCAACACGAACGAGCCGGTTTATTCGTTGCGCCCGCAAACGCACCGCTTCCCGGGACAACCGGATCCGATTCTCCGTTATGCGGCACTACCGCGTGAGATTGTTTGCACGGAGAATCTGACACCGTGGGCCAAACTGCTTCCGTGCCGGTCTCGGGAAGGCCTAGTGTCCTTGCTCGTCCCCGACAGCATCTACGCGAGCAACTACCACTCGCTGGGAGTTCACATGCGCAAGCTGTGTGCCGACGACGCATGCAGCGAGTTCCAGCTGGAAGTCAAGCAAACGGTTAGCGTAGTACAGGACCTGCGCATGTTCGGTGGACCAAACTGGTCGATACGGAAGCTATTCGGGCAGGGCATGGAAGGCTCGTGTGCCCTCGCAACCACCAGCAACGTGTACGTCGATGTGACGGATAACGTTGGGGTTGACGTGTCACAGAAACCGGACGAAACCGTCGTGTTTGTTCGAGGCGGCGCTCGCACGGAACTGCACCGGTTCGACGTGAAGCAGTTTGAAGCGGCTACGGCCAAGGGACGAAGAGCGATGTTCAACGTAGCAGTAATGGACAAACGCGACCCGaacgtcatcgtcgtcgccggACCGCCACCAATCTACGCGAAACGGTTCATCCTGGGTGTTGGCCAGGAGCGAGGCAAGATCGTGACACAAATCACGAACACCCACTGGGGTCCGCTGGAGATGGTCGTATTCGAAAACATTCCCTGGTTTGTGCCGATTTACCTGCACACGCTTACGATCCGGCACGGTAGCCAGCGCATTCAGCCGGCCTTCATGCACTACACACCCGGGGTGCAACGAGAACGTCCGTACGGACTTGAAGTTGGCCTGCGAGTGCCGGCCCGAAGCACCATCGAGCTGTCGATCGATTTTGACTACATCTTTCTCAAGTGGCAAGAGTACCCACCGGACGCAAACCACGGCCATTACATTCCGTCGTCGATCATCTCCCTGCTGCTGTCGTCCGCTCGCAACTACACATCCGTTCCGCGTGAAGTTGCCCTTTTCCGGGAGTCATTCAACGCGACGCGGTTGACCGGGTATTTCCTGCAGCTGCGGACCGAGGCGCTACTGCTGACACTACCGACGCCCGATTTCAGCATGCCGTACAACGTGATCTGCCTCGCGTGTACCGTGGTGGCGCTGGCATTCGGTCCCATTCACAACATCTCCACGAAGCGGATCGTGGCGAAGGGCAAAGAAACGGATAAGGTGTCGCTGGGTGCGAAGCTGAAGCAGTTCTTCAAGGAAAAGTTGGGGCGAAAACAACCGCAAACCAAAGAGGAGGAAGCTGCCTGCGAGGAAGACTTAAACGCACCTGATACTGAATAA